A portion of the Quadrisphaera setariae genome contains these proteins:
- the lysS gene encoding lysine--tRNA ligase — MQDELAADQLPEQLRVRREKRQRLLDAGVEPYPVSVPRTASLAQVRAAHAGLADGEETDVVVSVAGRVVFQRGTGKLAFATLQDGDGTRLQVMLSLAEVGADALAAWKSDVDLGDVVSATGRVVQSKRGELSVMATSWAMATKALRPLPVLHKETSEEVRVRQRYVDLIVRPEARAVVRTRAAVVRSLRSTFDGLGYLELETPMLQTLHGGAAARPFVTHSNAFDIELYLRIAPELFLKRAVVGGLDRAFEINRNFRNEGADSSHSPEFAMLEFYEAYADYDVMADRTRELIQTAARDALGSTTALLADGTQYELGGTWAQLSMYPSLSEALGEPITPETPRSVLVERAERLGVGVAPTASAGKLVEELWEHLVGDHLVAPTFVRDFPLETSPLTKSHRSVPGVVEKWDLYVRGFELATGYSELNDPVVQRERLEAQARLGAAGDDEAMPVDEDFLRAMEVGMPPAGGVGMGIDRLLMALTGLGIRETILFPLVKPEA; from the coding sequence GCACCGCGTCGCTGGCGCAGGTCCGCGCGGCGCACGCCGGGCTGGCCGACGGGGAGGAGACCGACGTCGTCGTCTCCGTGGCGGGCCGCGTGGTCTTCCAGCGCGGCACCGGCAAGCTCGCCTTCGCCACCCTGCAGGACGGTGACGGCACGCGCCTGCAGGTGATGCTCAGCCTCGCCGAGGTCGGCGCCGACGCGCTCGCGGCGTGGAAGTCCGACGTCGACCTGGGCGACGTCGTCTCCGCCACCGGGCGCGTGGTGCAGTCCAAGCGCGGCGAGCTGAGCGTCATGGCCACCTCCTGGGCGATGGCCACCAAGGCCCTCCGGCCGCTGCCGGTGCTCCACAAGGAGACCAGCGAGGAGGTCCGGGTGCGCCAGCGCTACGTCGACCTCATCGTCCGGCCCGAGGCGCGGGCGGTGGTCCGCACGCGCGCCGCCGTCGTCCGCTCGCTGCGCTCGACGTTCGACGGCTTGGGCTACCTCGAGCTCGAGACCCCGATGCTGCAGACGCTGCACGGCGGCGCCGCGGCGCGGCCCTTCGTCACGCACTCCAACGCCTTCGACATCGAGCTGTACCTGCGCATCGCGCCGGAGCTCTTCCTCAAGCGCGCCGTGGTGGGCGGCCTGGACCGCGCCTTCGAGATCAACCGGAACTTCCGCAACGAGGGCGCCGACTCCTCGCACTCCCCGGAGTTCGCGATGCTCGAGTTCTACGAGGCCTACGCCGACTACGACGTCATGGCCGACCGCACCCGCGAGCTCATCCAGACCGCGGCCCGCGACGCCCTCGGCTCGACCACCGCGCTCCTGGCCGACGGCACCCAGTACGAGCTCGGCGGCACCTGGGCGCAGCTGTCGATGTACCCCTCGCTGTCCGAGGCGCTGGGCGAGCCGATCACCCCGGAGACCCCCCGCTCGGTGCTGGTGGAGCGCGCCGAGCGCCTCGGCGTGGGCGTGGCGCCCACCGCCTCCGCGGGCAAGCTCGTCGAGGAGCTGTGGGAGCACCTCGTGGGCGACCACCTGGTCGCGCCCACCTTCGTGCGCGACTTCCCGCTCGAGACCTCCCCCCTCACCAAGTCGCACCGCTCGGTGCCCGGCGTGGTGGAGAAGTGGGACCTCTACGTGCGCGGCTTCGAGCTGGCCACCGGCTACTCCGAGCTCAACGACCCGGTGGTCCAGCGCGAGCGCCTCGAGGCGCAGGCCCGCCTGGGCGCCGCCGGCGACGACGAGGCCATGCCCGTCGACGAGGACTTCCTGCGCGCCATGGAGGTGGGCATGCCCCCCGCCGGTGGTGTGGGGATGGGCATCGACCGGCTGCTCATGGCGCTCACGGGCCTCGGCATCCGCGAGACCATCCTCTTCCCGCTGGTCAAGCCGGAGGCCTGA
- a CDS encoding histone-like nucleoid-structuring protein Lsr2, whose translation MAQTLQVVLVDDLDGGPAEETVSFSLDGTDYEIDLSAEHAARLRDDLAVWVGHARRTTAGRRARATSGAGTSGAAGGADVAAVRAWARENGHTVNERGRVPAAVVEAYRAATGA comes from the coding sequence GTGGCGCAGACGCTGCAGGTGGTGCTCGTCGACGACCTCGACGGCGGCCCCGCCGAGGAGACCGTCTCCTTCTCCCTGGACGGCACCGACTACGAGATCGACCTGTCCGCCGAGCACGCCGCGCGCCTGCGCGACGACCTCGCCGTCTGGGTGGGGCACGCCCGCCGGACGACGGCGGGCCGCCGCGCCCGCGCCACCTCCGGCGCCGGCACCTCCGGTGCGGCCGGGGGCGCTGACGTGGCCGCGGTGCGCGCGTGGGCGCGCGAGAACGGCCACACCGTGAACGAGCGCGGCCGGGTGCCGGCCGCGGTGGTCGAGGCCTACCGGGCGGCCACCGGCGCCTGA